One region of Catenuloplanes indicus genomic DNA includes:
- a CDS encoding TetR/AcrR family transcriptional regulator, whose protein sequence is MTLTAPEAPRSPEQRAPGRPRSSRADEAIIEATLDLLAEGMSIESLTIEAIAARAGVGKATIYRRWAGKETLLRDALLRLKAPPADPDTGSVREDLLTLARSIARNRDPRAAQIMPCLVPEAMRSPEQYERYQQIVEPRRQVMRQVLRRGVERGELRADLDIELTLLMVTGPVLMQRMLHWSPKLDNDAVPDQVIDMVMKAIKA, encoded by the coding sequence ATGACACTCACCGCGCCGGAGGCGCCGCGATCTCCCGAGCAGCGCGCGCCGGGCCGTCCGCGGAGCAGCCGGGCGGACGAGGCGATCATCGAGGCCACGCTGGACCTGCTCGCCGAGGGCATGAGCATCGAGTCGCTGACCATCGAGGCGATCGCCGCCCGGGCCGGCGTCGGCAAGGCCACCATCTACCGCCGCTGGGCCGGCAAGGAGACGCTGCTCCGCGACGCGCTGCTGCGGCTCAAGGCCCCGCCGGCCGACCCGGACACCGGCAGCGTCCGGGAGGATCTGCTGACGCTGGCACGCTCGATCGCCCGCAACCGCGACCCGCGCGCCGCGCAGATCATGCCGTGCCTGGTGCCCGAGGCGATGCGCTCCCCGGAGCAGTACGAGCGGTACCAGCAGATAGTCGAGCCGCGCCGGCAGGTCATGCGCCAGGTGCTGCGCCGCGGCGTCGAGCGCGGCGAGCTGCGCGCCGACCTGGACATCGAGCTCACCCTGCTGATGGTCACCGGACCGGTCCTGATGCAGCGGATGCTGCACTGGAGCCCGAAACTGGACAACGACGCCGTACCGGACCAGGTCATCGACATGGTGATGAAGGCGATCAAGGCCTGA
- the ruvC gene encoding crossover junction endodeoxyribonuclease RuvC: protein MRVLGIDPGLTRCGVGVVEGVPGRPCTLVAYHVVRTDTSDELPHRLLRLETELNALVGEYAPESVAVERVFAQHNVRTVMGTAQASAVAVLSGARRGISVETYTPSEVKAAITGSGVADKAQMITMVQRLLRLDAPPKPADAADALALAICHIWRGGTKARVAAAAAKIEAAVQKARIQQRRGSR, encoded by the coding sequence GTGCGGGTGCTCGGCATCGACCCGGGCCTGACCAGATGTGGCGTCGGCGTGGTCGAGGGCGTGCCCGGCCGGCCGTGCACGCTGGTGGCGTACCACGTGGTCCGCACGGACACGTCCGACGAGCTGCCGCACCGGCTGCTGCGCCTGGAGACGGAGCTGAACGCGCTGGTCGGGGAGTACGCGCCGGAGAGCGTCGCGGTCGAGCGGGTCTTCGCGCAGCACAACGTGCGCACCGTGATGGGCACCGCGCAGGCCTCCGCGGTCGCCGTGCTCTCCGGTGCGCGCCGCGGGATTTCCGTGGAGACCTACACGCCGAGTGAGGTCAAGGCCGCGATAACCGGCTCCGGCGTCGCGGACAAGGCGCAGATGATCACCATGGTGCAGCGCCTGCTCCGGCTGGACGCGCCGCCCAAGCCCGCGGACGCGGCGGACGCGCTCGCGCTCGCCATCTGCCACATCTGGCGCGGCGGGACGAAGGCGCGCGTGGCAGCGGCGGCCGCGAAGATCGAGGCCGCGGTGCAGAAGGCCAGAATCCAGCAACGAAGGGGCTCCAGATGA
- the ruvA gene encoding Holliday junction branch migration protein RuvA, whose product MIASVRGKVLAVAPDAAVIEVGGVGMAVQCSPNTLAGLRLGEEARLATSLVVREDSLTLYGFADDDEKHLFELLQTASGVGPRLAQAALAVHTPEVLRKAIGGGDTATLTRVPGIGKKGAERLVLELRDRIGPLPIGADGVTGPTSGAWQTQVAQALTGLGWTQSQADQAVAMVAETVDGPTPPVPQLLKQAIRLLGKTR is encoded by the coding sequence ATGATCGCCAGCGTCCGGGGGAAGGTGCTGGCCGTCGCGCCGGACGCCGCCGTGATCGAGGTCGGCGGCGTCGGCATGGCCGTCCAGTGCAGCCCGAACACGCTCGCCGGCCTGCGCCTCGGCGAGGAGGCCCGGCTGGCTACCTCGCTGGTGGTCCGGGAGGACTCGCTGACGCTCTACGGCTTCGCGGACGACGACGAGAAGCACCTGTTCGAGCTGCTGCAGACCGCGTCCGGCGTCGGGCCGCGGCTGGCCCAGGCCGCGCTCGCGGTGCATACGCCGGAGGTGCTGCGCAAGGCGATCGGCGGTGGCGACACCGCGACGCTCACCCGCGTACCCGGTATCGGCAAGAAGGGCGCGGAGCGCCTGGTCCTGGAACTTCGCGACCGGATCGGGCCGCTGCCGATCGGCGCGGACGGCGTCACCGGACCGACGTCCGGTGCCTGGCAGACCCAGGTCGCGCAGGCGCTCACCGGGCTGGGCTGGACGCAGAGCCAGGCCGATCAGGCGGTCGCCATGGTCGCGGAGACCGTCGACGGTCCCACACCGCCGGTCCCGCAGCTGCTGAAGCAGGCCATCCGCCTGCTGGGCAAGACGCGATGA
- the ruvB gene encoding Holliday junction branch migration DNA helicase RuvB, with the protein MNDDVVVSAYANPSEREAEASVRPKRLEEFIAQHRVRDQLDLLLKGALGRGTPPDHILLSGPPGLGKTTLANIVAAELGVGIRTTSGPVIERSGDLAAILTSLSEGDVLFIDEIHRIARPAEELLYSAMEDFRVDVVVGKGPGATAIPLDVEPFTLVGATTRSGLLTGPMRDRFGFVAHLDFYDAADLEALIRRSAGIFGIPITDDGAAEIARRSRGTPRIANRLLRRVRDFAEVRADGVITHDVAKGALKVYDVDDLGLDRLDKAVVHALVTSFRGGPVGLSTLAVAVGEQPDTVEEVCEPFLVRAGLLARTPRGRVATEAAWRHLGKTPPGPILPGQPDLFSRGGE; encoded by the coding sequence ATGAACGACGACGTCGTCGTCTCGGCCTACGCGAACCCGAGCGAGCGGGAGGCGGAGGCCAGCGTCCGGCCGAAGCGGCTGGAGGAGTTCATCGCGCAGCACCGGGTGCGTGACCAGCTCGACCTGCTGCTGAAGGGCGCGCTCGGCCGCGGCACGCCGCCGGACCACATCCTGCTCTCCGGCCCGCCCGGGCTCGGCAAGACCACGCTCGCCAACATCGTCGCGGCCGAGCTGGGCGTCGGCATCCGCACCACCAGCGGCCCGGTGATCGAGCGGTCCGGCGACCTGGCCGCGATCCTGACCAGCCTGTCCGAGGGCGACGTGCTGTTCATCGACGAGATCCACCGCATCGCGCGGCCGGCCGAGGAACTGCTCTACAGCGCGATGGAGGACTTCCGGGTCGACGTGGTGGTGGGCAAGGGGCCGGGCGCGACCGCGATCCCGCTGGACGTGGAGCCGTTCACGCTGGTCGGCGCGACCACCCGGTCCGGCCTGCTGACCGGACCGATGCGCGACCGGTTCGGCTTCGTCGCGCACCTGGACTTCTACGACGCGGCCGACCTGGAGGCGCTGATCCGCCGCTCGGCCGGCATCTTCGGCATCCCGATCACGGACGACGGCGCGGCCGAGATCGCCCGCCGCTCCCGGGGCACGCCCCGCATCGCGAACCGGCTGCTGCGCCGCGTGCGCGACTTCGCCGAGGTGCGCGCGGACGGCGTGATCACGCACGACGTGGCGAAGGGCGCGCTCAAGGTGTACGACGTCGACGACCTCGGCCTGGACCGGCTGGACAAGGCGGTCGTGCACGCGCTGGTCACGTCGTTCCGCGGCGGGCCGGTCGGCCTCTCGACGCTGGCCGTGGCCGTGGGTGAGCAGCCGGACACGGTCGAGGAGGTGTGCGAGCCGTTCCTGGTCCGGGCCGGGCTGCTGGCCCGGACGCCGCGCGGCCGGGTCGCGACCGAGGCGGCGTGGCGGCACCTCGGCAAGACGCCGCCGGGTCCGATTCTGCCCGGTCAGCCCGATCTTTTCTCGCGAGGCGGTGAGTAA
- the yajC gene encoding preprotein translocase subunit YajC — protein sequence MILMMVGLMAVMYFMMIRPQQKRRREAERMQSELGIGDEVVTIGGLHGVVAGYDDDTVTIEAYDDVLLRFARPAIARVVTKADAPVTDEAVAAEEPVVAAGETPAETKRASMDSKDVVKE from the coding sequence ATGATCCTCATGATGGTCGGCCTGATGGCCGTCATGTACTTCATGATGATCCGCCCGCAGCAGAAGCGCCGTCGCGAGGCCGAGCGCATGCAGAGCGAGCTCGGCATCGGCGACGAGGTCGTCACGATCGGCGGCCTGCACGGCGTGGTGGCCGGTTACGACGACGACACCGTGACCATCGAGGCGTACGACGACGTGCTGCTGCGCTTCGCGCGCCCGGCGATCGCGCGCGTCGTCACCAAGGCGGACGCGCCGGTGACCGACGAGGCCGTGGCCGCGGAGGAGCCGGTGGTCGCGGCCGGTGAGACCCCGGCCGAGACCAAGCGTGCCTCCATGGACAGCAAGGACGTTGTCAAGGAGTGA
- the secD gene encoding protein translocase subunit SecD: MAPPQGQMRPGRQLAVLGLIFVVLFLMVFFVGVPGKSSLAERLEPKLGLDLIGGTRVTYTATTMDGSDPPAEQLEEARQIIESRVNALGVSEAEVVIEGNRNIVISLAGENRDDLKQVGDAAQLRFRKVLKATDGSGVAPAASETPTATPSPGASGSPAASQSPGAAVTPSPSASGGTGGQGGGAAATATPTPAPSGAASGTPSPAASGSAAPAPVSTDVAAIRAEVQKKVGEAAWAAASGLQGVADLTTDPTLATTLAPFATLDPETEVRALEPAMQFNVPQISCAMLDARPAGSIVDEKSQAVACEAGAKYLLDVAKVLGTDVEGASGVLDQQTGDWVVSLDFTGDGQEKWTALTREAYNNEGGACDQTALGDGSRCRVAVVLDNEVISSPEIQAVLTGDSQITGSFNSASANELASKLRYGALPLTFEADEAQNVSATLGAEQLRAGLLAAGLGMLLVAIYAFFYYRLLGTVIFLSLILSALLTYGALVVLGRQIGFTLTLAGIAGFIVSLGVAADSFIIYFERLKDEIREGRSPRSAVGRAWTRARRTIISANAISLMAAVVLYIVSVGQVKGFAFALGLATLLDLIVVFLFRHPVMTMFARTRAFLSPRVSGLGRVLKEKPAATDTVKPRSSRVKEA; the protein is encoded by the coding sequence GTGGCACCACCTCAGGGACAGATGCGCCCCGGGCGGCAACTTGCCGTGCTCGGCCTGATCTTCGTCGTCCTCTTCCTCATGGTCTTCTTCGTCGGCGTTCCCGGCAAGTCGAGCCTCGCCGAGCGTCTGGAGCCCAAGCTGGGTCTGGACCTCATCGGCGGCACCCGGGTCACGTACACCGCCACCACCATGGACGGATCGGACCCGCCGGCGGAGCAGCTCGAAGAGGCCCGTCAGATCATCGAGAGCCGCGTCAACGCGCTCGGCGTCTCGGAGGCCGAGGTGGTGATCGAGGGCAACCGGAACATTGTCATCTCGCTGGCCGGTGAGAACCGGGACGACCTCAAGCAGGTCGGCGACGCCGCGCAGCTGCGGTTCCGCAAGGTTCTGAAGGCCACGGACGGCTCCGGCGTCGCACCGGCGGCGTCCGAGACCCCGACCGCGACGCCGTCGCCCGGTGCCAGCGGCTCCCCGGCGGCCAGCCAGTCGCCCGGGGCCGCGGTGACCCCCAGCCCGTCCGCCAGCGGCGGCACCGGTGGCCAGGGCGGTGGCGCGGCGGCGACCGCCACCCCGACGCCGGCCCCGTCCGGTGCCGCGAGCGGCACGCCGTCGCCGGCCGCCAGCGGCTCGGCCGCCCCCGCGCCGGTCAGCACGGACGTGGCCGCGATCCGGGCCGAGGTGCAGAAGAAGGTGGGCGAGGCCGCCTGGGCCGCCGCGTCCGGCCTGCAGGGCGTGGCCGACCTGACCACCGACCCGACGCTGGCCACCACGCTGGCGCCGTTCGCCACGCTGGACCCGGAGACCGAGGTCCGCGCGCTCGAGCCGGCCATGCAGTTCAACGTCCCGCAGATCAGCTGCGCGATGCTGGACGCCCGCCCGGCCGGTTCGATCGTCGACGAGAAGTCGCAGGCGGTGGCCTGTGAGGCCGGCGCGAAGTACCTGCTGGACGTGGCGAAGGTGCTCGGCACCGACGTCGAGGGCGCCAGCGGCGTGCTCGACCAGCAGACCGGCGACTGGGTGGTCAGCCTCGACTTCACCGGCGACGGCCAGGAGAAGTGGACCGCGCTGACCCGCGAGGCGTACAACAACGAGGGTGGCGCCTGCGACCAGACCGCGCTCGGCGACGGCAGCCGCTGCCGCGTCGCGGTGGTGCTGGACAACGAGGTCATCTCCTCGCCGGAGATCCAGGCCGTGCTCACCGGTGACTCGCAGATCACCGGCAGCTTCAACTCCGCCTCGGCCAACGAGCTGGCGTCGAAGCTGCGCTACGGCGCGCTGCCGCTGACCTTCGAGGCGGACGAGGCGCAGAACGTCTCCGCCACGCTCGGCGCGGAGCAGCTGCGCGCGGGTCTGCTCGCGGCCGGCCTCGGCATGCTGCTGGTGGCGATCTACGCGTTCTTCTACTACCGCCTGCTCGGCACCGTGATCTTCCTGAGCCTGATCCTGTCCGCGCTGCTCACCTACGGCGCGCTGGTGGTGCTCGGCCGGCAGATCGGCTTCACGCTGACCCTCGCCGGCATCGCCGGCTTCATCGTGTCGCTCGGTGTCGCGGCCGACTCGTTCATCATCTACTTCGAACGGTTGAAGGACGAGATCCGCGAGGGCCGCAGCCCGCGCAGCGCGGTCGGCCGGGCCTGGACCCGCGCCCGCCGGACGATCATCTCGGCCAACGCGATCTCCCTGATGGCCGCGGTCGTGCTCTACATCGTGTCGGTCGGCCAGGTGAAGGGCTTCGCGTTCGCGCTGGGTCTGGCCACGCTGCTCGACCTGATCGTGGTGTTCCTCTTCCGGCACCCGGTGATGACCATGTTCGCCCGCACCCGGGCGTTCCTCTCGCCGCGGGTCAGCGGCCTGGGCCGGGTCCTGAAGGAGAAGCCGGCCGCCACCGACACCGTCAAGCCGCGCTCGTCGCGTGTGAAGGAGGCCTGA
- the secF gene encoding protein translocase subunit SecF, with protein sequence MAKEGLASRLYRGDAGLNIIGRRNMWFAIAAVGVLIALGSFALRGFTLGIEFTGGTEFQVPAASATIDEAGNAVTRAIEEVGAEDVKVESSQQVGDAATGTILIKTGEVTAEQSIEIKNSVAESLGVDLAQVSDSRVSGAWGASVTERAVLALLVFLAVVSLYLVLRFEWRMAVAAVVSLLLDLVLTAGVYSIVGFEVSPSTVIGFLTILGYALYDVVVVFDKVQENTRGITAGSGQTYAEASNLAINQTLMRSINTSLVALLPVGGLLFIGAGVFGARTLEDLGLVLFVGMALAIYSSLFFATPVLVALKNLEPRIKVHNQRVLARRASLANRAAESGTDAVPADAEHALAGSTPRVGARPNTKRPNTGNRGNRPGNTGAKRRG encoded by the coding sequence ATGGCCAAGGAAGGTCTTGCCAGTCGCCTCTACCGGGGCGATGCCGGCCTCAACATCATCGGCCGGCGCAACATGTGGTTCGCGATCGCCGCGGTCGGTGTGCTGATCGCGCTCGGCAGTTTCGCGCTGCGTGGCTTCACGCTCGGCATCGAGTTCACCGGCGGCACCGAGTTCCAGGTGCCGGCCGCCAGCGCCACGATCGACGAGGCCGGCAACGCCGTGACCCGGGCGATCGAGGAGGTCGGCGCGGAGGACGTCAAGGTCGAGTCGTCGCAGCAGGTGGGTGACGCCGCTACCGGCACGATCCTGATCAAGACCGGTGAGGTGACCGCCGAGCAGTCGATCGAGATCAAGAACTCGGTCGCGGAGTCGCTCGGCGTCGACCTGGCGCAGGTTTCGGACAGCCGGGTCTCCGGTGCCTGGGGCGCGTCCGTGACCGAGCGCGCGGTGCTGGCGCTGCTGGTCTTCCTCGCCGTGGTCTCGCTCTACCTGGTACTCCGGTTCGAGTGGCGGATGGCGGTCGCGGCCGTCGTCTCGCTGCTGCTCGACCTGGTGCTCACCGCGGGCGTCTACTCGATCGTCGGCTTCGAGGTCTCGCCGTCCACCGTGATCGGCTTCCTGACCATCCTCGGCTACGCGCTCTACGACGTGGTCGTGGTGTTCGACAAGGTCCAGGAGAACACGAGGGGCATCACCGCGGGCAGCGGCCAGACGTACGCGGAGGCGTCCAACCTGGCGATCAACCAGACGCTGATGCGGTCGATCAACACCTCGCTGGTGGCGCTGCTGCCGGTCGGTGGCCTGCTCTTCATCGGCGCGGGCGTGTTCGGCGCCCGCACGCTGGAGGACCTGGGCCTGGTGCTGTTCGTCGGCATGGCGCTGGCGATCTACTCCTCGCTGTTCTTCGCCACGCCGGTGCTGGTCGCGCTGAAGAACCTCGAGCCGCGGATCAAGGTGCACAACCAGCGGGTGCTGGCCCGCCGCGCCTCCCTGGCGAACCGTGCGGCCGAGTCCGGCACGGACGCGGTCCCGGCGGACGCGGAGCACGCGCTGGCCGGTTCCACGCCGCGGGTCGGCGCCCGGCCGAACACCAAGCGGCCGAACACCGGCAACCGCGGCAACCGCCCCGGCAACACCGGAGCCAAGCGCCGCGGCTGA
- a CDS encoding adenine phosphoribosyltransferase, with the protein MRLSGDLGADVAALVASRTVDVPDFPKPGILFKDLMPLFADGAVFRETIDAIAAHYGPDSFDVVVGVEARGFMIAAALAYATGTGVVPIRKAGKLPRAVHSASYALEYGEATLEVHEDAFVAGQRVLVVDDVLATGGTAKAALDLVEKAGGTVTAFTVLLELSFLEGRRRLPGRTVDALLTV; encoded by the coding sequence GTGAGACTCTCCGGTGACCTTGGTGCCGACGTGGCCGCGCTGGTCGCGAGCCGCACGGTGGACGTGCCCGACTTCCCGAAGCCGGGCATCCTGTTCAAGGACCTGATGCCGTTGTTCGCGGACGGCGCCGTGTTCAGGGAGACGATCGACGCGATCGCCGCGCACTACGGGCCGGACTCGTTCGACGTGGTGGTGGGCGTGGAGGCGCGCGGGTTCATGATCGCGGCCGCGCTGGCCTACGCGACCGGCACCGGCGTGGTGCCGATCCGCAAGGCCGGCAAGCTGCCCCGCGCGGTGCACTCCGCGTCGTACGCGCTGGAGTACGGCGAGGCCACGCTGGAGGTGCACGAGGACGCGTTCGTGGCCGGTCAGCGCGTGCTGGTGGTCGACGACGTGCTGGCCACCGGCGGCACCGCGAAGGCCGCGCTCGACCTGGTGGAGAAGGCCGGCGGCACGGTCACCGCGTTCACCGTGCTGCTGGAGCTGTCGTTCCTGGAGGGCCGCCGGCGACTCCCCGGCCGTACCGTTGATGCGCTTCTGACTGTTTGA
- a CDS encoding RelA/SpoT family protein, with translation MNDLETPAPPANHPTDDGEGVVLPFPGGPSVADQLAAGEQEDPTFLTGVASGRRVRARLARFNAPWQTPQVAEVLEPLISIHRASHPKADVRLLQRAFDMAAKWHLGQYRKSGDPYITHPLAVATILANLGMDTTTLVAALLHDTIEDTDYSLDAMRTDFGGEVALLVDGVTKLDKVKLGDAAKAETIRKMVVAMAKDPRVLVIKLADRLHNMRTLTFLPRAKQEQKAKETLEILAPLAHRLGMNTIKWELEDLSFGFLFPKRFEEINRLIGEHQPQRDTLLREVTKKVQADLKSAKIKAETTGRPKHLYSIYQKMIVRGRDFNDIYDLVGVRILVDTVRDCYAALGVIHANWQPVPGRFKDYIAMPKFNMYQSLHTTVIGPSGKPVEMQIRTYAMHRTAEFGIAAHWKYKEQKGATVVGPPAHIDEMTWLRQLLDWQREASDPSEFLDALRFDLSSQEVYVFTPKGDVIPLPTGSTPVDFAYAVHTEVGHKCIGARVNGKLVPLESTLSNGDVIEIFTSKSDSAGPSQDWLGFVKSPRARTKIRQYFNKERREEAIEAGKEAMVKAMRKQGLPLQRLLTSDALIAIARDLHLNDVSALYAAVGENQVSAQSVVQRLVAGYGGEEGAVEDIAETAVPTRPPRTRATGHDPGVEVRGVSDVWIKLARCCTPVPGDAVFGFVTRSGGVSVHRDDCANAEDLKVQEDRIVVVTWKPTSASTFLVAIQVEALDRHKLLADVTRVLSDERVNILSATVTTTRDRVAVSRFSFEMADPKHLGHLLAAVRKVDGVFDAYRVTSGA, from the coding sequence ATGAACGATCTTGAGACCCCGGCGCCGCCGGCGAACCACCCTACCGATGACGGCGAGGGCGTGGTGCTGCCGTTCCCCGGCGGCCCGAGCGTCGCGGACCAGCTGGCCGCCGGTGAGCAGGAGGACCCGACCTTCCTCACCGGCGTGGCGTCCGGCCGCCGGGTGCGTGCCCGGCTGGCCCGGTTCAATGCGCCGTGGCAGACCCCGCAGGTCGCGGAGGTGCTGGAGCCGCTGATCTCGATCCACCGGGCCAGCCACCCGAAGGCGGACGTCCGGCTGCTCCAGCGCGCGTTCGACATGGCCGCGAAGTGGCACCTGGGTCAGTACCGCAAGTCCGGCGACCCGTACATCACGCATCCGCTCGCGGTCGCCACGATCCTGGCCAATCTCGGCATGGACACGACCACGCTGGTCGCGGCGCTGCTGCACGACACCATCGAGGACACGGACTACAGCCTCGACGCGATGCGTACCGACTTCGGCGGCGAGGTCGCGCTGCTGGTCGACGGCGTGACCAAGCTCGACAAGGTCAAGCTGGGCGACGCGGCGAAGGCGGAGACGATCCGCAAGATGGTCGTGGCGATGGCGAAGGACCCGCGCGTCCTGGTCATCAAGCTCGCCGACCGGCTGCACAACATGCGCACGCTGACCTTCCTGCCCCGCGCCAAGCAGGAGCAGAAGGCCAAGGAGACGCTGGAGATCCTGGCCCCGCTGGCGCACCGGCTCGGCATGAACACGATCAAGTGGGAGCTGGAGGACCTGTCCTTCGGGTTCCTGTTCCCCAAGCGGTTCGAGGAGATCAACCGCCTGATCGGCGAGCACCAGCCGCAGCGCGACACGCTGCTGCGCGAGGTGACGAAGAAGGTCCAGGCCGACCTGAAGTCCGCCAAGATCAAGGCGGAGACCACCGGCCGTCCCAAGCACCTGTACTCGATCTACCAGAAGATGATCGTGCGGGGCCGGGACTTCAACGACATCTACGACCTGGTCGGCGTGCGAATCCTGGTGGACACCGTGCGCGACTGCTATGCGGCACTCGGCGTGATCCACGCGAACTGGCAGCCCGTACCGGGCCGGTTCAAGGACTACATCGCGATGCCGAAGTTCAACATGTACCAGTCGCTGCACACCACCGTGATCGGCCCGTCCGGCAAGCCGGTGGAGATGCAGATCCGGACGTACGCGATGCACCGCACCGCGGAGTTCGGCATCGCCGCGCACTGGAAGTACAAGGAGCAGAAGGGCGCGACCGTGGTCGGCCCGCCCGCGCACATCGACGAGATGACCTGGCTGCGGCAGCTGCTCGACTGGCAGCGCGAGGCGAGCGACCCGAGCGAGTTCCTGGACGCGCTCCGGTTCGACCTCTCCAGCCAGGAGGTCTACGTCTTCACGCCGAAGGGCGACGTGATCCCGCTGCCGACCGGCTCCACGCCGGTCGACTTCGCCTACGCGGTGCACACCGAGGTCGGGCACAAGTGCATCGGCGCGCGGGTCAACGGCAAGCTGGTACCGCTGGAGTCGACGCTCTCCAACGGCGACGTGATCGAGATCTTCACGTCGAAGTCCGACTCGGCCGGTCCGTCGCAGGACTGGCTCGGCTTCGTCAAGTCGCCGCGGGCGCGCACCAAGATCCGGCAGTACTTCAACAAGGAGCGGCGCGAGGAGGCGATCGAGGCCGGCAAGGAGGCCATGGTCAAGGCCATGCGCAAGCAGGGCCTGCCGCTCCAGCGCCTGCTCACCTCCGACGCGCTCATCGCGATCGCCCGCGACCTGCACCTGAACGACGTCTCCGCGCTCTATGCCGCCGTGGGTGAGAACCAGGTCTCCGCGCAGTCCGTGGTCCAGCGCCTGGTGGCCGGCTACGGCGGCGAGGAGGGCGCGGTCGAGGACATCGCCGAGACCGCCGTACCGACCCGCCCGCCGAGGACCCGCGCCACCGGCCACGACCCGGGCGTCGAGGTCCGCGGCGTCTCCGACGTCTGGATCAAGCTGGCCCGCTGCTGCACCCCGGTCCCCGGCGACGCCGTGTTCGGCTTCGTGACCCGGTCCGGCGGCGTCAGCGTGCACCGCGACGACTGCGCGAACGCCGAGGACCTGAAGGTCCAGGAGGACCGGATCGTCGTCGTCACCTGGAAGCCGACCAGCGCCTCCACGTTCCTGGTCGCGATTCAGGTAGAGGCGCTCGACCGGCACAAACTGCTGGCCGACGTGACTCGCGTGCTCTCCGACGAGCGCGTCAACATCCTCTCCGCGACCGTGACGACCACGCGCGACCGGGTGGCGGTGAGCCGCTTCAGCTTCGAGATGGCCGACCCCAAGCACCTCGGCCACCTGCTCGCCGCGGTCCGCAAGGTCGACGGCGTCTTCGACGCCTACCGCGTCACCTCCGGAGCCTGA
- a CDS encoding peptidylprolyl isomerase — translation MSSIKERQQRAAARAKLEREMAARKEAAARKRKNLWIVASASAAVLVVAAGVLIAVTVLRGDDDETTTSPVAAGTTTCAWTAAPDQGQGTTVDVGMPPASASNVGKSVMSVTTNFGVVDVTLDKTKSPCAVESFTYLSGKKFFDGTKCHRMFPGMLQCGDPSAKGKGYRETDGTGGPAYRYSNEYLPTTDIPPYPAGVVALANSGADGTNGSQFFFIYEDTELSPDYTIIGKVSDAGLAVLKKATEKGHDGAFDPSPGGGHPKEDINIQTVTVAAA, via the coding sequence GTGTCGTCCATCAAGGAGCGGCAGCAGCGCGCCGCAGCACGGGCCAAGCTCGAGCGGGAAATGGCGGCCCGCAAGGAGGCTGCCGCCCGCAAGCGCAAGAACCTCTGGATCGTGGCGTCCGCCAGCGCGGCCGTCCTGGTGGTCGCGGCCGGCGTGCTGATCGCGGTCACCGTGCTGCGCGGTGACGACGACGAGACCACCACCTCGCCGGTCGCCGCCGGCACCACCACCTGCGCCTGGACCGCCGCGCCGGACCAGGGCCAGGGCACCACGGTCGACGTCGGCATGCCGCCGGCCAGCGCGTCCAACGTCGGCAAGTCGGTCATGAGCGTCACCACGAACTTCGGCGTGGTCGACGTGACGCTGGACAAGACCAAGTCGCCGTGCGCGGTCGAGTCGTTCACGTACCTGTCCGGCAAGAAGTTCTTCGACGGCACCAAGTGCCACCGCATGTTCCCCGGCATGCTCCAGTGCGGCGACCCGAGCGCGAAGGGCAAGGGCTACCGCGAGACCGACGGCACCGGCGGCCCGGCCTACCGCTACAGCAACGAGTACCTGCCGACCACCGACATCCCGCCGTACCCGGCCGGTGTGGTCGCACTGGCCAACAGCGGCGCGGACGGCACGAACGGCAGCCAGTTCTTCTTCATCTACGAGGACACCGAGCTGTCCCCGGACTACACCATCATCGGCAAGGTCTCCGACGCCGGCCTCGCGGTCCTGAAGAAGGCCACCGAGAAGGGCCACGACGGCGCGTTCGACCCGAGCCCCGGCGGCGGCCACCCCAAGGAAGACATCAACATCCAGACCGTCACCGTCGCCGCCGCCTGA